One region of Flavobacterium pisciphilum genomic DNA includes:
- a CDS encoding S41 family peptidase has protein sequence MKNFSLVFLLLSFSLFGQNSDSTCEVLTKINTLIQSEHIQPKPVDDSLSVFVFDNLIDDLDSSRNILLKSEYDALVKKYRLNIDNFILNKDCTFLNDIISKYRNGLIRNKVALQKILADPIDYSAKDTIRFYKKSFPVYMKENEVEKVWRKKMRYEILDQIAEVSSNLDSLKTNFKSLEATYKKSVIDNEICRINTLLQTEKKPQEKLYNYFCTYFDPHTAYFSNDSKSSFVASLSKEHLSLGMNVNLNERNEIIVAELDPNGPAFQTGQIKKGDQIISISNQKETLKVSCATLESISSMILSESNKSITLTLKRNSGKSFDVYIEKQIMKDEENSVFSFIIGKESKIGYIKIPSFYADLEGNSGKGCADDTAKEIIKLQKDNIKGLVIDLIDNGGGSMEEAIKLAGMFIDSGPISIVVDNKKEQSVINDPYKGMLYKGIVVVLVNGNTASASEFFASIMQDYNRALLLGSTTLGKATMQTIQSLDEDKNTDFLKITINKFYRITGKSHQYIGITPDVVLPEFYENIIQKEKNFPTAIKNDSIIPVLKFRPYVKRSLINALSDDSSIRVAASDYFNNIITINKKIDQLVNTPRTEIPMTLDSVFVQKKTRSSLWEEIVSYNTKNDPLDVYNSTVNRFLLGIHPTEKTMNQYQINNLKTNPYLNEAVNIINDFNAAR, from the coding sequence ATGAAAAATTTTTCATTAGTATTTCTGCTTCTTAGTTTCTCTCTGTTTGGTCAAAATAGTGACTCTACATGTGAAGTTTTAACTAAAATAAATACGCTTATTCAAAGCGAACATATTCAACCTAAACCGGTAGATGATAGTCTATCGGTTTTTGTTTTTGACAACTTAATTGATGATCTAGACTCTTCTAGAAACATCCTCCTAAAGTCAGAATATGATGCTCTTGTCAAAAAATACCGATTGAATATTGACAATTTCATTCTCAATAAAGATTGCACTTTCTTGAATGACATTATTTCTAAATATAGAAATGGTCTCATAAGAAATAAAGTTGCTTTACAAAAAATTTTAGCTGATCCTATTGATTATTCTGCAAAAGATACGATTCGGTTCTATAAAAAATCGTTCCCCGTATATATGAAGGAAAACGAAGTTGAGAAAGTATGGCGCAAGAAAATGCGTTATGAAATCTTAGATCAAATTGCTGAGGTGAGTTCCAATCTAGACTCACTTAAAACAAATTTTAAATCTCTTGAAGCTACTTATAAAAAGTCAGTTATCGATAATGAGATATGTCGAATTAATACTCTTTTGCAAACGGAGAAAAAACCTCAAGAGAAACTATACAATTACTTCTGCACTTACTTTGACCCTCATACGGCTTATTTTAGCAATGACTCAAAATCTAGCTTTGTTGCTTCTCTATCTAAAGAACACTTATCATTAGGAATGAATGTGAATCTGAATGAAAGAAACGAAATTATTGTTGCTGAATTGGATCCAAATGGCCCTGCTTTTCAAACAGGCCAAATAAAGAAAGGGGACCAAATTATCTCTATCTCTAACCAAAAGGAAACTTTAAAAGTTTCGTGCGCTACACTTGAATCCATTTCGAGTATGATTTTATCTGAATCAAACAAAAGTATAACACTTACACTTAAAAGAAATTCAGGAAAAAGTTTTGATGTTTATATCGAAAAACAAATCATGAAGGATGAAGAAAACTCTGTTTTTAGTTTTATAATAGGTAAAGAGAGTAAGATTGGTTATATAAAAATCCCTAGCTTTTATGCCGATTTAGAAGGTAATAGCGGAAAAGGTTGTGCTGATGATACTGCCAAAGAGATTATAAAACTACAGAAAGATAACATCAAAGGCCTCGTTATTGATTTAATCGATAATGGTGGTGGATCTATGGAAGAGGCTATAAAACTAGCTGGAATGTTTATCGATAGCGGTCCTATCTCGATTGTTGTAGATAATAAAAAGGAACAATCGGTTATTAACGACCCTTACAAAGGAATGCTCTACAAAGGTATTGTTGTTGTTTTGGTTAATGGTAATACAGCATCGGCTAGTGAGTTTTTTGCATCTATTATGCAGGATTACAATCGCGCTTTGCTATTAGGAAGTACTACGCTAGGCAAAGCGACTATGCAAACAATACAATCATTGGATGAGGATAAAAACACTGATTTCTTGAAAATAACAATTAATAAATTTTATCGAATAACTGGAAAAAGCCACCAATATATAGGTATAACTCCTGATGTGGTTCTTCCTGAATTTTATGAAAACATTATTCAAAAAGAAAAAAACTTCCCAACTGCAATTAAAAATGATTCGATTATTCCTGTCCTGAAATTTAGACCTTACGTAAAAAGGAGCTTGATAAATGCTTTGTCAGATGATAGTAGTATAAGAGTTGCTGCTAGTGATTATTTTAATAATATAATTACAATAAACAAGAAAATAGATCAACTGGTTAATACTCCTCGAACTGAGATTCCGATGACCTTAGACTCTGTCTTTGTTCAGAAAAAAACAAGATCTAGCTTATGGGAAGAAATCGTTTCTTACAACACTAAGAATGATCCTCTGGATGTATATAACTCG
- the gcvT gene encoding glycine cleavage system aminomethyltransferase GcvT: protein MKNTALTHIHEGLGAKMLPFAGYNMPILYEGVNAEHETVRTGVGVFDVSHMGEFLLTGPNALALIQKVTSNDASTLTIGRAQYSCLPNNDGGIVDDLIIYKMKEEEYLLVVNASNIDKDWNWISSHNDVGAEMKNLSDDYSLLAIQGPKAVEAMQSLTTVDLSAIPYYHFEVGTFAGVENVIISATGYTGSGGFEIYCKNDEVEHIWNKVFEAGASFGIKPIGLAARDTLRLEMGFCLYGNDIDDTTSPLEAGLGWITKFTKDFTNSENLKKQKEAGVTKKLIGFEMQERAVPRQGYEIVDASGNVIGIVTSGTMSPSMNVGIGLGYVTIANSAVDSDIFIRIRKNDVPAKVAKLPFYKK from the coding sequence ATGAAAAATACTGCGCTAACGCACATACATGAGGGTTTGGGAGCGAAAATGCTACCTTTTGCTGGTTATAATATGCCTATTTTATACGAAGGTGTAAATGCTGAACACGAAACAGTTCGTACTGGTGTTGGCGTTTTTGACGTTTCGCACATGGGAGAATTTTTGTTGACTGGTCCAAATGCTTTGGCATTGATTCAGAAAGTAACTTCGAATGATGCTTCTACACTAACTATTGGTAGAGCTCAATATTCTTGTTTACCTAATAATGATGGCGGAATTGTAGATGATTTGATTATTTATAAAATGAAAGAGGAAGAGTATTTACTTGTTGTAAATGCTTCGAATATTGATAAGGATTGGAATTGGATTTCTTCTCACAATGATGTTGGTGCTGAGATGAAAAACCTATCGGATGATTACTCTTTATTAGCAATTCAAGGTCCTAAAGCGGTTGAAGCGATGCAAAGTTTAACTACTGTAGATTTATCTGCTATTCCTTATTACCATTTTGAAGTTGGTACTTTTGCTGGTGTTGAAAATGTAATTATTTCGGCTACTGGTTATACTGGTTCTGGTGGTTTTGAGATTTATTGCAAAAATGATGAGGTTGAACACATCTGGAATAAGGTGTTTGAAGCTGGTGCCTCTTTTGGTATTAAACCAATTGGATTAGCGGCTCGTGATACTTTACGTTTAGAAATGGGCTTCTGTTTATACGGAAATGATATTGATGATACTACATCTCCACTTGAAGCTGGATTGGGTTGGATTACAAAATTTACTAAAGATTTTACTAACTCTGAAAACCTTAAAAAGCAAAAAGAAGCTGGTGTTACCAAAAAACTTATTGGTTTTGAAATGCAGGAACGTGCTGTACCAAGACAAGGTTATGAAATTGTAGATGCATCTGGAAATGTAATTGGAATTGTTACTTCTGGAACTATGTCTCCATCAATGAACGTTGGAATTGGTTTAGGATACGTTACTATTGCAAATAGTGCTGTAGACAGTGATATCTTTATTAGAATTAGAAAAAATGATGTTCCTGCTAAAGTGGCAAAATTACCTTTCTACAAAAAATAA
- a CDS encoding site-specific integrase, whose translation MTQTKKSTFKLLFYLKKNELKKNGNAPIMARITIDGTPKTFGTKLEIDPSNWDLKYGRVEGKSATALNINKKLDNIRGRIDKIYEDMLKHEGFATSQKVKLSFLGVGVMDDAILKVFNDKNEDFKKLVDKEERSQSTYNKYITVYNHLTTFIKERYHRDDMAFRELTGDFIREFDFYLRYDLQSTHNTVWVYTMPVLSLVELAIKKGLIRDNPFQDYEINMEETDRGYILKEDVEKLMMCAPPHPRYELVKDLFIFSCFTGLAYADIKKLTRNNIQSFFDGHQWIISRRKKSDIASNVRLMEIPKRIIEKYQGTTRNEFIFPVPTNVTCNTHVGKLIVEAEIITEQKVTFHTARHTFGTMFLTEGVPLESLSKMMGHKNISTTQIYAKITSQKISKDMDLVAPKFKEIEEAFLQVI comes from the coding sequence ATGACGCAGACAAAAAAATCAACGTTCAAACTGCTTTTCTACTTGAAAAAGAACGAACTAAAAAAAAATGGTAATGCTCCAATTATGGCACGTATTACCATTGACGGAACACCTAAAACTTTTGGGACAAAGTTAGAAATTGACCCTAGCAATTGGGATCTAAAATATGGAAGAGTTGAGGGCAAAAGCGCAACAGCTTTAAATATTAATAAAAAGTTGGATAACATACGTGGGCGTATCGACAAAATTTATGAAGATATGCTGAAACACGAGGGCTTTGCTACTTCCCAAAAAGTAAAGCTCTCATTCTTGGGTGTTGGTGTAATGGATGATGCAATTCTAAAAGTCTTTAACGATAAAAATGAGGATTTTAAAAAATTGGTTGACAAGGAAGAACGTTCACAAAGCACCTACAACAAGTACATCACGGTTTATAATCATCTTACCACTTTTATCAAAGAACGCTATCATCGTGATGATATGGCCTTTCGGGAATTGACTGGAGATTTTATTAGGGAATTCGATTTTTATCTTCGGTACGATTTACAATCTACACATAATACGGTTTGGGTTTACACGATGCCCGTACTAAGTCTGGTAGAATTGGCTATAAAAAAAGGTTTGATACGTGATAATCCGTTTCAAGATTATGAAATTAATATGGAAGAAACCGACAGGGGTTATATTCTTAAAGAAGATGTAGAAAAACTGATGATGTGTGCACCGCCCCACCCACGGTATGAGCTTGTAAAAGATCTTTTTATTTTCAGTTGTTTTACCGGACTTGCTTATGCGGATATTAAAAAACTAACAAGGAACAATATTCAGTCTTTCTTCGATGGCCATCAATGGATCATCAGCAGAAGAAAGAAATCTGATATTGCGTCCAATGTTCGGTTAATGGAAATCCCTAAACGCATCATTGAGAAATATCAAGGTACGACAAGGAATGAATTTATCTTCCCCGTTCCCACCAATGTAACCTGCAATACTCACGTAGGTAAATTGATTGTCGAAGCGGAAATCATTACGGAGCAAAAGGTAACTTTTCACACGGCAAGACATACTTTCGGAACAATGTTTTTGACCGAGGGCGTACCTCTTGAAAGCCTTAGCAAAATGATGGGGCATAAAAACATTTCCACAACACAGATTTATGCTAAAATTACCAGCCAAAAGATTAGTAAGGATATGGATTTGGTAGCTCCTAAATTTAAGGAGATTGAAGAAGCGTTTTTACAGGTTATATAG